The following are encoded together in the Halobaculum limi genome:
- a CDS encoding heavy metal translocating P-type ATPase — protein MCGLSTPKSPVADGDVAGEFCCRGCLEVARTLDDPAAVDAEEARTTVRGRDADEATAQTVPEDAETAYLRVDGMHCASCEAFLEGRADGVDGVAAADANFPADAMRVHYDPERTDPNVVADSVAGVGYAATPTTDADGVRDDDDTIGRLLVGGFFGMMAMLWYVLFLYPTYFGLPPEALLFDLGGSAGAFLLANVWVSATVVLGYTGAPLLRGAYVAVRTRQPNMDLLVTLAATTAYLYSTLAILVGRIEVYFDVTVVVIMAVTVGTYYEERIKRRAVGELTNLTRDRVDEARLVTDDGTETVSVDAIAGGDRVVVRSGERVPVDGTIREGTAAVDESLVTGESLPVRKAPGATVRGGTVVSDGRLVVEADDGAERTLDRVVSLLWDVRGEGAPQQLADALATIFVPVVLVLGLLAFAVHLLLGSPPTAALLTGLAVLVVSCPCALGLATPLAIAAGTRSLLADGVVLTDGSAVEKATAVDVVALDKTGTLTTGEMAIRDVAPADGIARGELLGRAAAVEARSDHPVAAAVVDAAADAPSAFGPSSTVTDFETHPGRGVSAVVDGGPQVTVGGESLFDAADVDVPSNLRDRYDAAEADGHLAAYVGWAGAVRGVLVAGDDPRPGWREAVSALSEDRRVVVLTGDEGPAADRFRDDDGVDEVYAGLPPEAKTETVRRLRESGTVAMVGDGSNDAPALAAADLGIAVASGTELAADAADAVLVGRDLRSVDRALDTLAATRRRVRENLAWAFLYNLIALPAAVLGVVTPLLAAVAMAASSLLVVGNSARTLGPTVGDGEDSADAVDGGEPA, from the coding sequence CTGTGTGGGCTTTCGACCCCCAAATCGCCCGTCGCCGACGGCGACGTAGCCGGTGAGTTCTGCTGTCGCGGCTGTCTGGAGGTCGCGCGAACGCTCGACGACCCGGCCGCCGTCGACGCCGAGGAAGCCCGGACGACGGTTCGTGGCAGGGACGCCGACGAGGCGACCGCACAGACCGTGCCCGAGGACGCAGAGACGGCGTACCTCCGCGTCGACGGGATGCACTGCGCTAGTTGTGAGGCGTTCCTAGAGGGCAGAGCGGACGGCGTCGACGGCGTCGCCGCGGCGGACGCCAACTTCCCTGCCGACGCAATGCGGGTCCACTACGACCCCGAACGGACCGACCCGAACGTGGTCGCCGACAGCGTCGCGGGCGTCGGCTACGCGGCGACACCGACGACCGACGCAGACGGCGTACGCGACGACGACGACACCATTGGCCGTCTCCTCGTCGGCGGCTTCTTCGGGATGATGGCAATGCTGTGGTACGTCCTGTTCTTGTACCCGACGTACTTCGGACTGCCACCGGAAGCGCTGTTGTTCGACTTGGGCGGCAGCGCGGGAGCGTTCCTGCTCGCGAACGTCTGGGTGTCTGCGACCGTCGTCCTCGGCTACACGGGCGCGCCGTTGCTCCGCGGCGCGTACGTCGCCGTCCGGACCCGTCAGCCGAACATGGACTTGCTCGTCACCCTCGCGGCGACCACCGCGTACCTCTACAGCACGCTCGCGATACTGGTCGGTCGGATCGAGGTGTACTTCGACGTAACCGTCGTCGTGATTATGGCCGTCACTGTCGGTACGTACTACGAAGAGCGGATCAAACGCCGCGCCGTCGGTGAGTTGACCAATCTTACGCGCGACCGCGTCGACGAGGCCCGCCTCGTCACCGACGACGGCACGGAGACAGTTTCGGTCGACGCGATAGCCGGTGGTGACCGCGTCGTCGTCCGGTCGGGCGAACGCGTCCCCGTTGACGGAACGATTCGCGAGGGGACCGCCGCCGTCGACGAATCGCTCGTCACGGGCGAGTCGCTGCCGGTGCGGAAGGCTCCCGGCGCGACCGTTCGCGGTGGGACCGTCGTCTCCGACGGGCGACTGGTCGTCGAGGCCGACGACGGGGCCGAGCGTACGCTCGACCGCGTCGTCTCGCTGCTGTGGGACGTTCGCGGCGAGGGCGCGCCCCAGCAGTTGGCCGACGCGTTGGCGACGATATTCGTCCCCGTAGTGCTCGTCCTCGGACTGCTCGCGTTCGCCGTTCACCTCCTGCTGGGGTCGCCGCCGACGGCCGCGCTACTCACTGGCCTCGCGGTGCTGGTCGTCTCGTGTCCGTGTGCGCTGGGCCTGGCGACGCCGCTCGCCATCGCCGCCGGAACGCGCTCGTTGCTCGCGGACGGCGTCGTGTTGACCGACGGGAGCGCCGTCGAGAAGGCCACCGCCGTCGACGTGGTCGCACTCGACAAGACGGGGACGCTCACGACCGGCGAGATGGCGATCCGAGACGTCGCACCCGCCGACGGGATAGCGCGCGGAGAACTGCTCGGGCGCGCCGCGGCCGTCGAGGCACGCTCGGACCACCCCGTTGCCGCTGCCGTCGTCGACGCCGCGGCCGACGCGCCGTCGGCGTTCGGCCCCAGTTCGACCGTCACGGACTTCGAGACCCACCCCGGTCGCGGCGTCTCCGCCGTCGTCGACGGCGGCCCGCAGGTCACGGTCGGCGGCGAGTCGCTGTTCGACGCCGCGGATGTCGACGTTCCGAGCAACCTCCGGGACCGCTACGACGCCGCCGAGGCCGACGGCCACCTCGCCGCGTACGTCGGCTGGGCGGGCGCGGTTCGCGGCGTCCTCGTCGCGGGCGACGACCCCCGCCCTGGCTGGCGTGAGGCGGTCTCGGCGCTCAGTGAAGACCGGCGTGTGGTCGTCCTCACCGGCGACGAGGGGCCGGCGGCCGACCGCTTCCGCGACGACGACGGCGTCGACGAGGTGTACGCCGGCCTCCCGCCGGAGGCGAAGACGGAGACGGTTCGCCGCCTCCGCGAGTCCGGCACGGTCGCGATGGTCGGCGACGGGAGTAACGACGCCCCCGCACTCGCGGCGGCGGACCTCGGCATCGCAGTCGCGTCGGGGACGGAGTTGGCCGCCGACGCCGCAGACGCCGTCCTCGTTGGCCGCGACCTCAGGTCGGTCGACCGGGCGCTCGACACGCTGGCGGCGACCCGGCGGCGCGTCCGCGAGAATCTCGCGTGGGCGTTCCTCTACAACCTGATCGCCCTCCCCGCGGCCGTGCTGGGCGTCGTGACACCGTTGCTCGCGGCCGTGGCGATGGCCGCGTCGAGTCTGCTCGTCGTCGGCAACTCCGCACGAACGCTCGGCCCGACCGTCGGCGACGGCGAGGACTCGGCTGACGCCGTGGACGGAGGTGAGCCGGCGTGA
- a CDS encoding sulfite exporter TauE/SafE family protein — translation MVAGFAGAVELGAFFLVGLLGGAHCLGMCGPLVTAYAGQPADSDGRVTLHDVRQQGLLTLGRVGTYALIGAVLGAVGGAAISGGSLLAGADIVRGVAGVVAGGVVLVVGAGYLRGRPLDPGRLPIPGVSTVFARISRTAADRADAWADGPKIALLGSVHALLPCPLLYPAYLYALARGSPTAGALALGALGVGTAPAMVGYATVLTAIPASTRDHVHRALGGAFLLLGLLPLLHGLGLLGVPVPMVHLPHYAEVPTP, via the coding sequence ATGGTCGCTGGCTTTGCCGGAGCAGTCGAGCTAGGTGCGTTCTTCCTCGTCGGACTCCTCGGCGGTGCACACTGCCTAGGGATGTGCGGGCCGCTCGTGACCGCGTACGCCGGTCAGCCCGCCGATAGCGACGGCCGAGTGACGCTCCACGACGTGCGACAGCAGGGGCTGCTCACGCTCGGTCGCGTCGGGACGTACGCGCTCATCGGCGCTGTGCTCGGTGCGGTCGGTGGAGCCGCCATCTCCGGTGGGAGCCTGCTCGCGGGCGCAGACATCGTCCGCGGCGTCGCGGGCGTCGTCGCCGGTGGCGTCGTCCTCGTCGTCGGTGCGGGCTATCTCCGCGGGCGACCGCTCGATCCCGGACGGCTCCCGATTCCCGGTGTCTCGACGGTGTTCGCACGCATCTCGCGCACCGCTGCCGACCGGGCCGACGCGTGGGCCGACGGTCCCAAAATCGCGCTTCTCGGGTCCGTCCACGCGCTACTCCCGTGTCCGTTACTGTATCCGGCGTACTTGTACGCGCTCGCACGCGGGTCGCCGACGGCGGGCGCACTCGCACTCGGTGCGCTAGGCGTCGGCACCGCGCCCGCGATGGTCGGGTACGCGACCGTCCTCACTGCCATCCCGGCCTCAACGCGCGACCACGTCCACCGGGCGCTCGGTGGCGCGTTCCTGCTGTTGGGACTGTTACCGCTGTTGCACGGCCTCGGCCTCCTCGGCGTCCCCGTCCCGATGGTCCACCTGCCGCACTACGCCGAGGTGCCCACGCCGTGA
- a CDS encoding halocyanin domain-containing protein, giving the protein MAQQSTDSSGPTRRRVLATGVAAASGALLGSAAPAAAQSGTDFDGWFDGVANYDGVVDRTGQSEVTVEVGVENGDGPYGFGPAAVRVDPGTTVTWEWNGQGGSHNVVADDGSFQSELVSEAGHTFSQTFDSEGVYKYLCQPHEALGMKGAVVVGGGGGSSSVSEPDFGGWFSDVANYSSTVDRRGESEVSVEVGVENGGGPYGFGPASVRVDPGTTVTWEWNGQGGSHNVVAENGSFESELVAEAGHTFSHTFESEGVYTYYCQPHEALGMKGAVVVGNVGGGGGGSTGGDGGEASGESGGLLSLFVPDEFIGWLVLLVGGSTGIAIASVLGGEAYTAYQHHADAEEAYVREQSVEATAEEAEVELDEGYDPVGTAALVVGYFVLIAALWAFMYFVEFIGGPTITG; this is encoded by the coding sequence ATGGCACAGCAGTCAACTGATTCCTCAGGACCGACTCGCCGTCGCGTGTTGGCGACCGGGGTCGCAGCCGCGAGCGGAGCGCTTCTCGGGAGCGCCGCGCCGGCGGCGGCCCAGTCCGGCACCGACTTCGATGGCTGGTTCGACGGCGTCGCCAACTACGACGGCGTCGTCGACCGGACGGGTCAGTCCGAGGTGACCGTCGAGGTCGGCGTCGAGAACGGCGACGGCCCGTACGGCTTCGGCCCGGCGGCAGTTCGGGTTGACCCGGGGACAACCGTCACCTGGGAGTGGAACGGCCAGGGTGGATCGCACAACGTCGTCGCGGACGACGGCTCCTTCCAGTCGGAGTTGGTGTCGGAGGCCGGTCACACCTTCAGCCAAACATTCGACTCCGAGGGCGTCTACAAGTATCTCTGTCAGCCACACGAGGCGCTCGGAATGAAGGGTGCCGTCGTCGTCGGCGGTGGCGGCGGCAGTTCGTCGGTGTCGGAACCGGACTTCGGTGGCTGGTTCAGCGACGTCGCGAACTACTCGAGTACGGTCGACAGGCGGGGCGAGTCCGAGGTGTCCGTCGAAGTCGGCGTCGAGAACGGCGGCGGCCCGTACGGCTTCGGGCCCGCGTCGGTCCGGGTCGACCCGGGGACGACCGTCACCTGGGAGTGGAACGGCCAGGGCGGGTCACACAACGTCGTCGCCGAGAACGGCTCCTTCGAGTCCGAACTGGTCGCGGAGGCGGGGCACACGTTCAGCCACACCTTCGAGAGCGAGGGTGTGTACACGTACTACTGCCAGCCACACGAGGCGCTCGGGATGAAGGGTGCCGTCGTCGTCGGCAATGTCGGCGGTGGTGGCGGTGGGTCCACGGGCGGTGACGGCGGCGAGGCGTCGGGTGAGTCCGGCGGTCTCCTGTCGTTGTTCGTTCCCGACGAGTTCATCGGGTGGCTCGTCCTCCTCGTCGGCGGTTCGACGGGCATTGCCATCGCGAGCGTCCTCGGCGGCGAGGCGTACACCGCCTATCAACACCACGCGGACGCAGAGGAGGCCTACGTCCGAGAGCAGTCGGTCGAGGCCACTGCGGAGGAAGCGGAGGTCGAACTCGACGAGGGGTACGACCCGGTCGGGACGGCCGCGCTCGTCGTGGGCTACTTCGTGTTGATCGCCGCGCTCTGGGCGTTCATGTACTTCGTCGAATTCATCGGCGGTCCGACTATCACTGGGTAA
- a CDS encoding cytochrome c oxidase subunit II produces MHVHRFEKLWFGASLVLIVAFIGTIVYGAIGPGVAMVGDDGGTIDADVVANGNFEQADNFREPGVYESSDGDGVDVYIVARQYLFNPGTAQPIEVPAGEEVTFHVTSADVTHGFNLAGTNVNTMVIPGQVARFDVTFDETGEYGIVCHEYCGSGHHTMAGQLHVVPQSQFDVSANADASVEGEN; encoded by the coding sequence ATGCACGTCCACAGATTCGAGAAACTCTGGTTCGGCGCATCGCTCGTCCTGATCGTGGCGTTCATCGGGACCATCGTCTACGGCGCAATCGGTCCCGGCGTCGCGATGGTCGGCGACGATGGCGGGACGATAGACGCCGACGTCGTCGCCAACGGGAACTTCGAGCAGGCCGACAACTTCCGGGAACCTGGCGTCTACGAGTCGAGTGACGGCGACGGCGTCGATGTGTACATCGTTGCCCGGCAGTATCTGTTCAACCCCGGGACTGCGCAACCAATTGAGGTGCCCGCAGGTGAAGAGGTGACGTTCCACGTCACCTCCGCCGACGTGACGCACGGGTTCAACCTCGCCGGAACGAACGTCAACACGATGGTCATTCCCGGGCAGGTCGCTCGATTCGATGTGACCTTCGATGAGACTGGCGAGTACGGTATCGTCTGTCACGAGTACTGCGGGAGCGGTCACCACACGATGGCGGGGCAACTCCACGTCGTTCCGCAGTCGCAGTTCGACGTGAGTGCGAACGCAGACGCGAGCGTGGAGGGTGAGAACTGA
- a CDS encoding b(o/a)3-type cytochrome-c oxidase subunit 1, producing the protein MATGHPTDTGTRNEEEYVETEDGTRRRRAFVDRYPDAAQIVRICLGVSFLAFAGGALFGLIQALHRTNVLRIIPSSDYYTILTGHGVLLALVFTTFGIAGLFQWANTRSLGVSPPSSRLTASWLGLMILGTLLAGGTIIAGLFDSIPASADVLFTFYAPLQAHPLFYVGAALLIVGSWLAGASYFLQFREWRSENPDSRIPLQAFMVLTTMLMWYISTIGVAVEVVVFLIPWSLGLIQQVDPLLTRTMFWYFGHPVVYFWLLPAYLIWYTVLPKLSGGRLFSDPLARVVFVLFLILSTPVGFHHQYTDPGIASGYKFVAMTNTMFLLLPSLLTLFTVVASMEHGARQRGGTGYLGWLKALPWERPAFSGIALSGIMFAAGGFSGMINAGMNINYLIHNTLWVPGHFHLTVGTAFALTLMAVSYWLVPQVTGKRLQWRGMAALQPYVWFVGMVLMSNAMHRGGLAGIPRRTAEPQYDQFSFQAVVGSVAEMRIQIAIGGTLLFVGAVMFLGVMLATWTLGKPNSQLRVNGFLPEPMSGAEDSPRVLDNLKLWVAIAIVLVALAYGLPLYDMVADGLFAPGSPPIPA; encoded by the coding sequence ATGGCAACTGGACATCCAACCGACACTGGCACGCGGAACGAGGAGGAGTACGTCGAGACCGAAGACGGCACACGACGCCGCCGGGCGTTCGTCGACCGCTACCCGGACGCCGCGCAGATCGTACGGATCTGTCTGGGGGTCTCGTTTTTGGCGTTCGCTGGCGGTGCGCTGTTCGGCCTCATTCAGGCGCTCCACCGGACGAACGTGCTTCGGATCATCCCGTCGTCGGACTACTACACGATCCTGACGGGCCACGGCGTGTTGTTGGCGCTCGTGTTCACGACGTTCGGCATCGCCGGCCTGTTCCAGTGGGCGAACACGAGGAGCCTCGGCGTCTCGCCGCCGAGTTCGAGGCTGACCGCGTCGTGGCTCGGACTTATGATCTTGGGTACGCTCCTCGCCGGGGGGACGATCATCGCCGGCCTGTTCGACTCGATTCCGGCGAGTGCGGACGTACTGTTCACGTTCTACGCGCCGCTGCAGGCGCACCCGCTGTTCTACGTGGGCGCGGCGCTGCTCATCGTCGGGTCGTGGCTCGCCGGCGCGAGTTACTTCCTGCAGTTCCGTGAGTGGCGGTCGGAAAACCCCGACTCGCGCATCCCACTGCAGGCGTTTATGGTGTTGACGACGATGCTGATGTGGTACATCTCCACCATCGGCGTCGCCGTCGAGGTTGTCGTCTTCCTCATCCCGTGGTCGCTAGGGCTCATCCAGCAGGTCGATCCGCTGCTGACGCGGACGATGTTCTGGTACTTCGGCCACCCGGTTGTGTACTTCTGGTTGCTGCCGGCGTACCTCATCTGGTACACCGTCTTGCCCAAACTGTCGGGCGGGCGGCTGTTCAGCGACCCGCTGGCTCGAGTGGTGTTCGTCCTGTTCCTCATCCTCTCGACGCCCGTCGGGTTCCACCACCAGTACACCGACCCCGGTATCGCATCGGGCTACAAGTTCGTCGCGATGACGAACACGATGTTCCTGCTGTTGCCGTCGCTGTTGACGCTGTTCACCGTCGTCGCCAGTATGGAGCACGGCGCTCGCCAGCGCGGCGGCACGGGCTACCTCGGCTGGCTGAAGGCACTGCCGTGGGAGCGGCCGGCGTTCTCGGGCATCGCCCTCTCGGGCATCATGTTCGCCGCAGGCGGCTTCTCCGGGATGATCAATGCCGGGATGAACATCAACTACCTCATCCACAACACGCTGTGGGTTCCGGGCCACTTCCACCTCACCGTCGGCACGGCGTTCGCGCTGACGCTGATGGCGGTGTCCTACTGGCTGGTCCCGCAGGTGACCGGCAAGCGGTTGCAGTGGCGGGGGATGGCCGCGCTCCAGCCGTACGTGTGGTTCGTCGGAATGGTGCTGATGTCTAACGCGATGCACCGCGGCGGCCTCGCGGGCATCCCGCGCCGGACCGCTGAGCCACAGTACGACCAGTTCAGCTTCCAAGCGGTCGTCGGGAGCGTCGCCGAGATGCGCATCCAGATCGCCATCGGCGGCACGTTGCTGTTCGTCGGTGCCGTAATGTTCCTCGGCGTGATGTTGGCGACGTGGACGCTCGGCAAGCCGAACAGCCAACTCCGTGTCAACGGCTTCCTCCCCGAACCGATGTCCGGGGCCGAGGACTCGCCGCGGGTGCTCGACAACCTGAAACTGTGGGTCGCGATCGCGATCGTACTCGTCGCACTCGCGTACGGCCTGCCGCTGTACGATATGGTTGCCGACGGTCTGTTCGCTCCGGGGTCGCCACCGATTCCGGCGTAA